The Lolium perenne isolate Kyuss_39 chromosome 6, Kyuss_2.0, whole genome shotgun sequence genome segment CAAACCCCAACAAGGATCAGCTACATCTGGCATTGTACCTCTTCTGCTTGCTTTACTTCTTCCAGTTCCAACCGCAATGGCAGCTGCTATGAAGATCACCCTCCTTGTCATGGCGGCGATGGCCATCTTGAGCACCACCTCAGCGGCCACATACAACGTCGGCGAGCCGGCCGGCGAGTGGGGCTTCGGCATCAACTACGGCAGCTGGGCGTCCTCCAAGCAGTTCATCCCCGGTGACAGTATTGTGTTCAAGTACTCACCGCAGGCGCATGACGTGCTTGAGGTCAGCAAGGCCGACTATGACTCCTGCAGCGCCGCAAGCCCAATGACCACCCTTAAAACCGGCAACGACATCGTCGCACTCCCCGCCACGGGCACCCGCTACTTCATCTGCGGTATCGCTGGCCACTGCTCAGCTGGAATGAAGGTCACGATCGACGTCGTGTCAGCCTCATCCCCgtcgacaccatcgtcgcccgcaCCAGCCAGCGGTCCCAGCACCAGCAACTCTCCCCCACCGCCATCGCCCTCCGCCGCTACCTCCGTCAAGGTCACAACAGGCCTTGGCCTTGTCGTTCTGCTTGCCAGTCTCATGGCTTGAAGTCAGATATCTGCCGCGACACGAACATACGAGCTGATGTATAGTCAAATATATTGCTAGTATATTCTTTATAGCGAGAGAGAATGATACATTACATGTATGGGCTGCATATTCATTGTAGGGGACATAAAATGAT includes the following:
- the LOC127307496 gene encoding mavicyanin-like produces the protein MAAAMKITLLVMAAMAILSTTSAATYNVGEPAGEWGFGINYGSWASSKQFIPGDSIVFKYSPQAHDVLEVSKADYDSCSAASPMTTLKTGNDIVALPATGTRYFICGIAGHCSAGMKVTIDVVSASSPSTPSSPAPASGPSTSNSPPPPSPSAATSVKVTTGLGLVVLLASLMA